The following proteins are encoded in a genomic region of Bernardetia sp. MNP-M8:
- a CDS encoding J domain-containing protein produces the protein MDYYKTLEIKKTATADEIKKAFRKLAVKYHPDKNTGNPQAETKFKEINEAYETLKDPEKRKKYDQFGQDYQKYEGAGSGGGHYDFSGNRNGGGYAQYETNFDDAFGQGGFSSFFEQMFGGKTGASGFGSAASAGRDLEAEMTITLQEAYFGTTRTISVNKQQLRINIKAGTTDNKKLRLKGKGEKGSNGQSGDLYIYVKVEKHPTFERKGDDLYCNVKVDLYAAVLGGKVQIPTIKGSPINIPIPKGAQNGQKLRLKNLGMPLYGKSDKFGDMFVKLRIEIPTQLSDKEESLFKELSRLNN, from the coding sequence ATGGATTATTACAAAACATTAGAAATAAAAAAAACTGCAACAGCAGACGAAATAAAAAAAGCATTTCGTAAACTTGCTGTCAAATACCATCCAGACAAAAATACAGGCAATCCACAAGCAGAAACAAAATTTAAGGAAATAAATGAAGCCTATGAAACACTAAAAGACCCAGAAAAGCGCAAAAAATATGACCAATTTGGTCAAGATTATCAGAAATATGAAGGTGCAGGTTCTGGTGGTGGACACTATGACTTTAGTGGAAACAGAAATGGAGGTGGATATGCACAATACGAAACTAATTTTGATGATGCCTTTGGGCAAGGAGGCTTTAGTAGTTTTTTTGAGCAAATGTTTGGAGGAAAAACAGGTGCTAGTGGTTTTGGCTCAGCTGCTTCAGCAGGAAGAGATTTGGAAGCTGAAATGACAATTACATTGCAAGAAGCCTATTTTGGAACTACTCGCACAATCAGTGTAAACAAACAGCAACTTCGCATCAATATAAAAGCAGGAACAACAGACAATAAAAAACTAAGACTAAAAGGAAAAGGCGAAAAAGGCTCAAATGGACAAAGTGGCGACTTGTATATTTATGTAAAAGTTGAAAAACATCCTACCTTTGAAAGAAAAGGAGATGATTTGTACTGTAATGTAAAAGTAGATTTATATGCTGCTGTTTTAGGTGGAAAAGTACAAATACCAACTATTAAAGGAAGTCCTATAAATATTCCTATCCCTAAAGGCGCACAAAATGGACAGAAATTAAGACTCAAAAATTTAGGAATGCCTTTGTATGGAAAATCAGATAAATTTGGAGATATGTTTGTCAAACTTCGCATTGAAATTCCAACACAACTTAGTGATAAAGAAGAATCTTTATTTAAAGAACTTAGTAGATTGAATAATTAA